GACAGAAAAGCTCGTGCCATAGTTCGAGCGAGACTTAACCGCATTCGATTGGGCAACTTAGGTGATTGTAAGTCTGTAGGAGAAGGAGTTAAGGAACTGAGGATAAAATTTGGTGCTGGCTACCGAGTCTATTTTGGGCAGGAAGGAGATGCCATCGTCATTTTGTTATCTGGAGGTGATAAAAGTAGTCAAGACAAAGATATTAGGCAAGCAAAGAAATATTGGCAAGATTATCAGGAGCGTAGCAATGACTAGAACTAGAAATTACGAGGACGATTTACTAAAAGCATTGAGCGACCCAGAAGAAGCGAGAGAATATCTAAATGCAGCGTTAGAAGACGAAAACCCAGAAGTTTTTTTACTGGCACTTAGAGATGTAGTCAAAGCTAACAGCACAATGAGCGAATTGGCACGAGCAACTAATTGCAATCGAGAGAGTTTATATAAAACCCTCTCGGCTCAGGGAAATCCTCAACTAAACAGTGTTCGTAGTGTTCTGAGTAACTTAGGGTTTAAACTAGCAGTAGAAATAAATAGCTAGCTGAAGTTGCTACCCCTGCACTTTGAGATAATAGCCAAGCCAACTGCTTTTGAGTAAGTGTTTTAGTCGTCGTCAAGCTCAGTTTCGTATGGAGCATAATT
The Myxosarcina sp. GI1 DNA segment above includes these coding regions:
- a CDS encoding type II toxin-antitoxin system RelE/ParE family toxin codes for the protein MEAKEKTILTYVKADGSAPFNDWLEALRDRKARAIVRARLNRIRLGNLGDCKSVGEGVKELRIKFGAGYRVYFGQEGDAIVILLSGGDKSSQDKDIRQAKKYWQDYQERSND
- a CDS encoding addiction module antidote protein produces the protein MTRTRNYEDDLLKALSDPEEAREYLNAALEDENPEVFLLALRDVVKANSTMSELARATNCNRESLYKTLSAQGNPQLNSVRSVLSNLGFKLAVEINS